TTCAAAAATTAGGTCTTTTATATGCAACAATATTAAAAGATTTTAATAAGTCAATTTATTGGTATAAGAAATGTTATGAAGAATTTAAATATTCAGGATGTGCAGCTGATATAGGATATACATATCAAATAGATTTAAAAGATTATAAAAAAGCTGAAAAGTGGTATAAAATAGGATACAAATTAGGAAGTGGAAAAGCTGCAAATAATTTAGGATATATTTACAATTATACATATAAAGATGAAAAAAATGCAATTATATGGTATAAAAAAGCTGCTAAATTAGGACATAAAAAAGCTATTAATAAACTAAATGATTTAGGAGTATCATATGAGTAATGATATAACTAAAGGAAATGCATTTCATAAAGAGGGTGAAGTAGTACACTTAAATGAATTTTGTACCAAAGAGAATGAAGCAATAGAAGAAGATATAAAAACTAGAATCGCTTATATGGTTATATCAAATGAAGATATAAAAGAGTTATTGAATTCAACTGATGATAAACAAATAATCTTAGATAAAGTAATAGAAGAATATAAACCTTATTTGATAAAAGCTGTAGAAAAAGAGAGTACTAAAAATAATAAACCCTTAATTTTCGATGATTTACGTGGTGTAAATGAAGAGATAATTGATAAAAAATTGGTAAAACTTTGTACCACTCAATTGTATAACTCAAAATCTTATGGAAGTGTATTAAAAGCAAAAAAGTATCACCATGCATATAAAAAAGTACTGCAAAAAAATCTAAAAGAAAATCTTGAAAAGAAAAGCACTTCTGCTTTGACTTTTACTAAAGATAATTGTAATGAGATTATAACAAAAGAAGTAAATAAAACTTCAAAAAAACCAAATAAAGATGAACAGGCATATATAGTACTATCTATGCCATATGTTTATAATATAAAAGATGATTCTAAAACAAAAGAGTTAGAACTAATGTCTTATGAAGATAAAATAATAGCATCATTTATGCCTGAGTTAATAGTCGAATATGGAGTGTTTTTTGATGGAACAAATAATAATATATATAATATAGATTTTTATAAAAACTTTAAAAAGTTTTTAAAAGAGCCAGCAAAAGATATAGAAGATGGCTTAAATGGAAATGATGAATTAGAAGACAGAGAAAAACTAAAAGATAGAAAACAAGGAACAATTGAAGAATACATCCTTTCAATAGATAACCCAGAGTTTACAAAAAAAACAAAAAAAATGATTATAAATCAAATGAATAATGCTTCAATAAGATATTTTGATAGTAAATTAGTTCTTAAATTAGATCATGATGAAATTATAACTACTAAAAAAGCAGAAAAAGATTCAAAAAAAGTATTTGATTATTTACTTGATGTAAAAAATAGTAAAAAAGATGCCCAAGAAAAAACTATTTCTGATTATATAATAAAAGAAATACTTCCAGATGATAATGAAGATAGTAGCTTTACAAATGGTGAAACAAACATAAGTAGATTATATGAATTATATGATGGAGATGATGTAAAGAAAAACAAAGATGCTCTTCCAAATACTAGATTTAAACTTTATGAAAGTGGTTCTGGAACTTTTAATCCTTTTATACAAAAAGATTATGAAGATGACTCTGTAGTTGGACTGGGTCTTGGAATGGGAGAGAGTGGAGTAATAGCACATTGTTTATACTCTTGTATAAAAATGGTTGAATAATTAAGAAAAGATTCAATAACACATATAGATGAACTAGTTTTAGATGTATTTGGATTTAGTAGAGGTTCTACTAGTGCAAGACATTTTATTTGTACACTTTTGAAAAATACACAATTGGTAAAAAATGAAAAAAGAGAATATACAATAAAAACAAAAGATAGTAAAGATATTTTTTATGAATTTTTTGGAAGTAATGGTTATGTAAGAATTGGAAGTAAGACTATTTTTAATCCACTTAGAACAGATATAGAGTATATTAATCCAAATAACAATAATCATAGAGTTTATAATCCTTTTTATAAAGAAAAAGAGATAACAATTGAATCAATCTCTTTTAGATTTGCAGGATTGTTTGATACAGTAACACATTATGGAATTATGCAATCAAATGATTCTGATGATTTAAATATAAACTTTTTTGAAAATGATAATAATAAAAAAGTAGGGCATGTAGTTCATCTAATGGCAGATGATGAGTTTAGATATAACTTTGAAGCATACTCTATCTTTACAAATATAAATAAGCACTATTATAAAGAAAGTACAGAAAAAAGAGAAGATGGTGGTGCAAGATTTGAAGAGTTTTATGTTCCTGGAGCACATGCAGATGTAGGAGGGGGATATAATGAAGAAAATGAATTGGTTTATCTTGGTGATTTTATAATAGAAGAAAAAAAACTACCTGATTACTTAAGAAAAAATATACAAAAGTGGAATAATAAATATAATTGGTTAAAAAATAATGCATTAATACAAAAAGATTCAAAAAAAGAAATAAAAGAAATGAAAGAAAAACAAAAAGAAAGAGAAAGTGAAATAGAGAAATTAAAAAAAGAACTAGAAAAAGAAAATAAATCAAAAAATGAGAAAGAGAAACTAAAAGATGATATTGAAA
The window above is part of the Malaciobacter marinus genome. Proteins encoded here:
- a CDS encoding phospholipase effector Tle1 domain-containing protein, whose amino-acid sequence is MDELVLDVFGFSRGSTSARHFICTLLKNTQLVKNEKREYTIKTKDSKDIFYEFFGSNGYVRIGSKTIFNPLRTDIEYINPNNNNHRVYNPFYKEKEITIESISFRFAGLFDTVTHYGIMQSNDSDDLNINFFENDNNKKVGHVVHLMADDEFRYNFEAYSIFTNINKHYYKESTEKREDGGARFEEFYVPGAHADVGGGYNEENELVYLGDFIIEEKKLPDYLRKNIQKWNNKYNWLKNNALIQKDSKKEIKEMKEKQKERESEIEKLKKELEKENKSKNEKEKLKDDIEKLENKEGFYYYIKNVYNLNTREDIWGNSSNWEYHLHLYMYKPKVSNKYEHVAMRLMYDKAIYVDSKTQKNRKDEFEMVPFGKFDHSFKDDETLKKTYKALKEHKVLKKENTKIYKELKNNYLHHSSQVGNFVNKPSNEKKDEYELYGKRVIYSTEGKEFTRG